In Burkholderia sp. GAS332, one DNA window encodes the following:
- a CDS encoding glutathione S-transferase: MLQILGKASSINVRKVLWTCAELSLPFEREDWGAGFRATDAPEFVALNPNAMVPVIRDGEFVLWESNSIIRYLAGRYDGKSLYPSDPCERAKCDQWIDWQASELNRAWSYAFLALVRHSPAHQDPQQIDLSCANWARHIAIVDRQLEATGAFIAGSSFSLADIPIALSVNRWLETPLQHADFPALTAYMARLATRPGYLAYCRNGTP; the protein is encoded by the coding sequence ATGCTCCAGATACTAGGCAAAGCCTCATCCATCAACGTCCGCAAAGTGCTGTGGACATGTGCCGAACTCAGCTTGCCGTTTGAACGGGAGGACTGGGGTGCTGGATTCAGGGCGACTGACGCGCCCGAATTCGTTGCGCTGAACCCCAACGCCATGGTGCCGGTGATCCGGGACGGCGAGTTCGTGCTGTGGGAATCCAACTCAATCATCCGTTACCTGGCCGGCCGCTATGACGGCAAGTCACTCTATCCGAGCGACCCTTGCGAGCGCGCGAAGTGCGATCAATGGATCGACTGGCAGGCGAGCGAATTGAACCGGGCATGGAGCTACGCGTTTCTCGCGCTGGTCCGGCATTCGCCGGCGCATCAGGATCCTCAGCAGATCGATCTGTCGTGCGCGAACTGGGCGAGGCATATTGCCATCGTCGACAGGCAACTGGAGGCGACCGGCGCTTTTATCGCCGGGTCATCGTTTTCGCTGGCGGACATTCCGATCGCACTCTCGGTCAACCGCTGGCTCGAGACGCCATTGCAACACGCCGATTTTCCCGCGCTGACGGCTTACATGGCGCGCCTTGCCACACGCCCGGGCTACCTGGCGTACTGCCGCAATGGCACGCCTTAA
- a CDS encoding Acetoin utilization deacetylase AcuC, with protein sequence MLTVYSDRHRLHHGHAELIDGEMKPCFEMPSRADFILERVRETKLGDVIAPASFGLEPVHRVHDKRFIAFLGSAWEEWSTLGRKHDALPLIWPVRGMRQDRVPEDIDGKLGYYSMDAGVPITAGTWAAVSDAVDVALTGARHVREGARGAFSLCRPPGHHAAADYMGGYCYINNAAVAAQSFLDAGAKRVAILDVDYHHGNGTQSIFYHRPDVLFASLHGDPRTEYPFFLGHADETGTGAGLGFNANFPLQPGTAWADYTVALDAACARVADYAPDALVVSLGVDTFEEDPISQFKLRSVDYLRIGEAIGRLGKPTLFVMEGGYAVAAIGVNAVNVLTGFESV encoded by the coding sequence ATGTTGACTGTGTATAGCGATCGGCACCGGCTGCACCATGGTCATGCTGAACTGATCGACGGCGAAATGAAGCCTTGCTTCGAGATGCCGAGCCGCGCTGATTTCATATTGGAACGGGTGCGCGAAACGAAGCTCGGCGACGTGATTGCGCCCGCATCGTTCGGACTCGAACCGGTGCATCGTGTTCACGACAAGCGCTTCATTGCGTTTCTCGGCAGCGCATGGGAGGAATGGAGTACGCTCGGCCGCAAGCACGACGCGCTACCGCTCATATGGCCGGTGCGCGGCATGCGGCAGGACCGCGTGCCGGAAGATATCGATGGCAAGCTCGGCTACTACTCGATGGATGCGGGTGTGCCGATCACCGCGGGCACGTGGGCCGCCGTGAGCGATGCAGTGGACGTTGCGCTCACTGGCGCACGCCACGTGAGGGAAGGTGCGCGCGGCGCGTTCTCGCTGTGCCGCCCGCCCGGGCACCACGCCGCAGCGGACTATATGGGCGGCTACTGCTACATCAACAACGCGGCAGTAGCGGCACAGTCATTCCTCGACGCGGGCGCGAAACGTGTGGCGATTCTCGACGTCGACTATCACCACGGCAACGGCACGCAGAGCATTTTCTATCACCGTCCGGACGTCTTGTTCGCGTCGTTGCATGGCGATCCGCGCACTGAGTATCCGTTCTTTCTCGGGCACGCCGACGAAACCGGCACGGGCGCGGGCCTCGGTTTCAACGCGAACTTCCCGCTGCAACCGGGTACGGCGTGGGCGGACTATACGGTGGCGCTCGACGCGGCGTGTGCGCGTGTCGCTGATTACGCGCCGGATGCGCTGGTGGTGTCGCTCGGTGTCGATACTTTCGAAGAAGACCCGATTTCGCAGTTCAAGCTGCGTAGCGTCGACTATCTGCGTATCGGCGAGGCGATCGGACGATTGGGGAAACCGACTTTGTTCGTGATGGAAGGCGGCTACGCGGTCGCGGCGATCGGGGTGAACGCCGTGAATGTGCTGACGGGGTTTGAGTCGGTTTGA
- a CDS encoding N-carbamoylputrescine amidase — protein sequence MREVSVAAIQLAVPGWDREANLAEAERLVREASAQGAQVILLPELFELPYFCTEQDAKHFRHALPYEGHPAITRFSRVAAELNVVLPISFFERAGNVFYNTVAMIDADGSVLGRYRKTHIPDGPGYSEKYYFTPGDTGFRVWPTRYGTLGVGICWDQWFPETARAMALLGAELLFYPTAIGSEPQDPSLDSSAHWQRVMQGHAGANVLPLIAANRTGREQGRDFPQRYYGSSFIADQYGEQVKKAGRDEPAILLHRFDLDAVAATRHAWGVFRDRRPACYGLLATSDGEHRTHEGRP from the coding sequence ATGCGCGAAGTCAGTGTGGCGGCAATCCAGTTGGCCGTGCCGGGATGGGATCGCGAGGCCAACCTCGCCGAGGCTGAGCGCCTGGTGCGCGAAGCGTCAGCACAGGGCGCGCAGGTGATTCTGCTGCCCGAGCTGTTCGAGTTGCCGTACTTCTGCACTGAGCAGGACGCAAAGCACTTCCGTCATGCGCTGCCGTACGAGGGCCATCCCGCCATCACGCGCTTTAGCCGCGTCGCGGCGGAATTGAACGTCGTCCTGCCAATCAGCTTCTTCGAACGGGCCGGCAACGTCTTCTACAACACGGTGGCGATGATCGACGCCGATGGCAGCGTGCTCGGCCGCTACCGCAAAACCCATATCCCCGATGGCCCGGGCTACAGCGAGAAGTACTACTTCACGCCCGGCGACACGGGCTTTCGTGTCTGGCCGACGCGCTACGGCACACTCGGCGTCGGTATCTGCTGGGACCAGTGGTTCCCGGAGACGGCCCGCGCGATGGCGCTGCTCGGCGCCGAACTGCTGTTCTATCCGACCGCGATCGGCAGCGAACCGCAAGACCCCTCGCTCGACAGTAGCGCGCACTGGCAGCGCGTGATGCAGGGCCACGCAGGCGCGAACGTCTTGCCGCTGATCGCCGCGAACCGCACTGGCCGCGAGCAGGGCCGCGACTTCCCGCAGCGCTATTACGGCTCGTCGTTCATCGCCGATCAGTACGGCGAGCAGGTGAAGAAAGCAGGGCGCGACGAGCCCGCGATCCTGCTGCATCGTTTCGATCTGGATGCGGTTGCCGCGACTCGTCATGCATGGGGCGTGTTTCGCGACCGGCGTCCGGCCTGCTACGGCCTCCTCGCGACGAGCGATGGCGAACACCGTACCCATGAGGGGCGACCTTGA